A genomic stretch from Bos javanicus breed banteng chromosome 3, ARS-OSU_banteng_1.0, whole genome shotgun sequence includes:
- the LRRC71 gene encoding leucine-rich repeat-containing protein 71 isoform X6 — protein sequence MVPPRPRVRSAVALCPRAGPPRAVVVERDAEATPPQTGPAGAGESRDPRFSHLQGKPYRVWSCLLAPVRVPRVAADGRGMSGEASAPPATSPRAPRPGIQKSSGAVTKKGDRGAKEKPATVLPPVGEEEPKNPEEYQCTGILEVDFAELCTRWGYTDFPKVVTRPRPQPTFAPSASTSEKPTVDDQRLSGSCSLNSLESKYVFFRPTIQVELEPEDKSVKEIYIRGWKVEERILGIFSKCLPSLSQLQAINLWKVGLTDKTLTTFIALLPLCSSTLRKVSLEGNPLPEQSYHKLMAADSTIAHLSLRNNNIDDHGAQLLGQALSTLHSCNRTLVSLNLGFNHIGDEGAGYIADGLRLNRSLLWLSLAHNRIQDKGALKLAEVLRPFELTHIEVVERRRLLLEKGSQERSRSPSTSRHGDSKTERDKNQLMGVSSFALVEKDKTQTVKTPKGLGKKKEKSGEVVKKEEKSGPGQSPTQGTPKKEDSAKAGKGKVTIPEQKLSKGKGAKTGSKEKRSILMESEHSGQSLDYNRPSKHVC from the exons ATGGTGCCCCCTAGGCCTCGCGTGCGCTCCGCGGTTGCCCTTTGCCCGCGGGCCGGCCCACCTCGCGCGGTTGTCGTGGAGAGGGACGCGGAGGCGACGCCACCGCAGACGGGTCCAGCTGGTGCAGGCGAAAGTAGAGACCCTCGATTCAGCCACCTCCAGGGCAAGCCCTACAGAGTCTGGTCCTGCCTCCTCGCCCCCGTGAGGGTCCCCAGAGTCGCTGCGGACGGCAGAGGCATGTCAGGGGAGGCAAGCGCACCACCCGCGACGTCACCCAGGGCCCCGCGTCCTGGGATCCAGAAATCATCGGGTGCAGTGACCAAGAAGGGGGATCGCGGGGCCAAGGAGAAGCCGGCGACCGTCCTGCCGCCGGTGGGCGAGGAGGAGCCCAAAAACCCTG AAGAGTACCAGTGCACTGGCATCCTCGAGGTAGATTTCGCTGAGCTCTGCACGCGGTGGGGCTACACGGACTTCCCTAAAGTGGTCACCCGACCCCGCCCGCAGCCGACCTTCGCCCCCTCGGCCTCTACATCGGAAAAGCCCACAGTAG ATGATCAGCGGTTGTCGGGGTCCTGCAGCCTCAACAGCCTGGAGAGCAAATACGTGTTCTTCCGGCCCACCATCCAGGTGGAGCTGGAGCCCGAGGACAAGTCGGTGAAGGAAATCTACATTCGCG GTTGGAAGGTTGAGGAGCGGATCCTGGGTATCTTCTCGAAGTGTCTGCCCTCCCTCAGCCAGCTGCAGGCCATCAA CTTGTGGAAAGTGGGGCTGACTGATAAGACCCTGACTACCTTCATCgccctcctgcctctctgctcaTCCACGCTCAG GAAGGTGTCTCTGGAGGGGAACCCACTGCCGGAGCAGTCCTACCACAAGCTCATGGCAGCAGACAGCAC GATCGCGCATTTGTCTCTGCGGAACAACAACATCGACGACCACGGGGCGCAGCTCTTGGGTCAGGCTCTGTCTACGCTGCACAGCTGCAACCGGACCCTGGTCTCGCTCAACCTGGGCTTCAACCACATCGGGGACGAGGGCGCGGGCTACATCGCGGAT GGCCTCCGGCTCAATCGCTCCTTGCTCTGGCTGTCCCTGGCCCACAACCGCATCCAGGACAAGGGCGCCCTGAAGCTGGCTGAG GTCCTGCGCCCCTTCGAGCTGACACATATCGAGGTGGTGGAGCGCCGGCGCCTCCTGCTGGAGAAAGGTTCGCAGGAGCGCTCGCGATCG CCTTCCACCTCTCGGCACGGGGACTCCAAAACAGAGCGTGACAAGAATCAGCTGATGGGGGTCAGCAGTTTTGCATTGGTGGAGAAGGACAAGACGCAGACAGTGAAGACACCCAAGGGTCTGGGCAAGAAAAAGGAGAAGTCGGGG GAAGTggtgaagaaagaggagaagtCAGGGCCTGGGCAGTCACCTACACAAGGAACCCCTAAGAAAGAAGACTCCGCAAAGGCAGGCAAGGGGA AGGTAACCATCCCTGAGCAGAAACTAAGCAAGGGAAAGGGGGCCAAGACTGGGAGCAAAGAGAAGCGCAGCATCCTCATGGAGTCTGAG CACTCGGGACAAAGCCTGGACTATAACCGGCCCTCAAAACAtgtatgttga